The Thermococcus sp. EP1 DNA segment CTATCTGGCAGAAGAGACAATTTAATGCTATTTTCTCTTAGTATGCCTGGAAATGAAGGAAAACTTTTTCCCTCATAGTTATAGTCTTCAAACTCTGCAAATCTTTCCTTAATCTTCTTGTATTTTTTTGCAAGGTCTTCTCTTCTATCCTTTAGGATGTCTTTCATTAAGGTGTATGTCTCAACGAGCTTTTTATAAGTTTCATTACTAAATGAAGGAATCAAAATATTTTCATAGTAGAGCTTCGCAACATCCCAAGCAGATTCTCCTTTTATGAGAACCCCAGCACTCCCTCCAAAAACAATATCCCCTCGCGTGATATTAAGTGTTACTTTTGGAGGATCAATGTCTCCAATTCTCTCCCCTACACTGTATAATTCCAATTTCTCCAAAAGAACTGCTTCTTTCTTTTTCAAAAGGATCTCCCACATCTTTCTCGCAAGTTTGTAGTTTTCTCTTAAGAGGGATTCCTTGAAGGCTCTAATGTACTCCATATTAGGAGCCCTTTCGCGAAAGTACTTCCGTATCTCCCGTGTTATGTGTTTATAGAACTTTGATGAGAAACTCACAGGGGCAAAGGACACCCCATCATTGAGATACCACTCAAAGAGATCGAGAATTAACTCCTCAAATTCTGAAGGTTCGAGTTCTTTCTCGAACAACCTAACCATAGTATCAACTCCGAACGTTAGTAGCTCATCACTTTGGATAATACAAAAAAGTATTTAAATTTTGTTTGCATAAAATAAAATCACAATAGATAGGAACATAAAAAGTCAAATCCTCGCCCTCTCAAACTCTTCCTTTCTATTCAAAGGCTTTGTAGCATCAATGCCCCATTTGGTTGTAAACCCTTTCTCCCCAGAGGGATCAAGAGAAGACCCACGAGTTTTTGGAATAATAACTAAGTCCTTATCAGCTTGGAATCTTGTAGCTATTGCCCACTCTATGTCTCTGTCATCATAAATATCAATATCCTCGTCCACAACCACCACATGTTTTAGACTTGGATGACCAGAGAATGCAGCTAAAATAGCATTTTTCCCATCGCCATCGTGCTGCTTTGTGATGCTTACAACTGCATGGAGCCACATTGCTCCTCCCTCTGTGAGTCTTACCCCATGAACCTTTGGAACTACTTGCTTGACAGTTTTGTATATCTGAGGCTCCTTAGGAAGACCCATAAGCATGTAATGTTCATATCCACTTGAAAACAAAGCATGAAAAATCGGCTTTTCAACATGATACATTTTCTCAAATACTACTACTGGTTGTTCTCTAACTATATCATATGTCCCAGTTATATCGACAAAGGGACCTTCCTTGTCAAGTTCAGGAAGAATTTTTGCCTCAAAGACAAATTCACTCTCCACCGGGACAGGGATCCCATTCACCTCAACAACTTCTAAAGGTTTTCCAAAGGCCATTTCCCTCATCGCTGATGCTATGCTTAACTCGCTAACTCCATACTGTGGACTTGTAGCTGCGGCGAGTAATATATGGATAGGATTACCGACAATTATCCTTACATCAAGCTCCTCGCCATGCTCTGCTTTTTCTTTCCACATCGCATAAAGATGTCTTGGAACGAGTCTTACCGTGGCAGTTTTCTCATCTCTTACCATTGTTCTGTGATACGAGAGATTTACAAAATCCTCATCCTTAGCTATGTAGATAGCCGAAGTAAAGTATTGACCACCATCTTTTGGGAAATAATGAGGCACAGGAAGATCTCTAAGTGAGAAGTCTTTTGTGGAATTCTTAAAGAACTCTGCCTCACTAACCTCTTTATAAGGCCTAGGACTATCCATTGCCTTCATCATAAAATGAAGAAGTTCTGACCTCTTTATGCCTAGATACTTAGATATTCTCTCTCTAGTACTCCAAAGATTTCCTATAACCTCCCATCCATCCACATTCCTAAAAAGAATCGGCTGATCTTTGTGCCGAAGGAAATATTTGGTTATTTCAAATTTCTTATTAACTGGTTTATCAATAACTATCGTTTCATCTTGAAATTGAGTAAGTATATCTCTGAGCATCTGCTATCACCTTTTCAAAATTACCCTGAGCTTATGATAAACTTTTTGGAACATTTCATTTATTTCATACGTTTCTATTGAATATTTTTCAGAAAGATAGAGAAAAACCTATAAAGGAGAATTCCCAAAAGTCCTATTTGAATTGCTATGAGGGTAGTAACATTAAGAATTCCGGATAAGTCTGCATTGGCGTATGTGGAAAAAGCAGACCCTAAAGTATACTTTATGATATTTAGCCCTCCCTGTGGGAAGTGGAAAAACCATAATAGGACTTAGACTTATTTATGAACTTAACTTATCAACTTTGGTAGTGGTACACACAAAAGAACTTCTTTATCAATGGGCCGATAACATTAGAGAGGTTTTGGGAATAGAGCCAGGGCTTGTGGGAGATAATAACTGGGATGAGAAACCTGTAACCGTAGCTATGATACAAACTCTGCTTTCAAGAGGAGTGGACAAACTCAAAAAGCAGTATGCAATTCTAATGTTTGACGAATGCCACAGGACTTCAGCCGCTGAAAAGTTCTATGAGCTTGGAATTAGCCTTCCCCAAAAATTTAGATTCGGATTATCTGCAACTCCCTGGAGAAGGATTAAGGGTGAGGAACTGAAGATAGAAGGTGCCATCGGACCGATTATTTATGAAATAAAGGCCGAAGATTTAATTAAAGAGAAGTTTTTGGCAAAGCCGAGATTCATGATAATAGGATACGAATCTTCAATGCCCCCTCTGGCAGAACGATACAAAGAGCTCTATGAAGAGATAATAATGGAAAATGAAGAAAGAAACAAGGCAATCGTGAAAACTGCATATAAACTTGCAAAGCAAGGACACAGAGTACTAATCGACGTAAAACGGATAGAACATGGCAAAATACTAATAGAAATGCTCAAAAAGAAAGGTATAAATGCAGAATTTCTAAGCTCCCAAACTCCAAACAGATGGGAAATTTTTGAAAAGTTTAGAAATGGAGAAATTAACGTACTTATATCTACATTATTAAAGGAAGGTGTGGACATTCCAGAAATTTCGGCTATAATCCTAGCAGGTGGAGGAAAAAGCGATATTATGACAATCCAGACGATAGGAAGGGCCTTGAGGCCCAAAGGAGGCAGTAATGCAATTATAGTAGATATCAAAGATGAAGATCCTCTGCTCTTTACTCACTTCATAGAGAGACAAAAAGCCCTGAAGCAATACTATGGAAAATACTACGACAAAGAACTCGAAAAGATCATAAAGAAATAATCCAGTCCTCAAAGATTGCCGCTCTTGTTAGATACATCCTAAATCTTTCAAAAAATTCTCTTTTAACTTTTTCAATTGCATAACTGTCTTTCTTAAACTCTATATTTTCATACTTGATTTCCCACAAGACAAGATTTTCTGGCGAAGCTGGAGGGAGTTTTTTATCTACTTTTTCTTTTAACATAAAACTTATCTCTTCCTCCGAAAGAATTCCCATTCCACACAATTTAAGAGCAGTGACTATTCTTCTCACCATCTCCCAGAGAAAACTCTCTCCTTCAATTTCTATCATGATTATCTTCCCTCTGGGAACCACATCAATTCTTCGTACAATCCTTACAGGATTTTTAAACTCTTCAAGACGAGCAAAATTGGAGAAATCATGTTCTCCAATAAAGAGCTCAGCACACGATTTAAGTTTTATTAAATCTATTCCTTCATTAAAAAGATAGTAGCGATAAACCTTACTCATGGCCCAAAACCTTGGATGGAAATCCTCAGGGACACTTGCATTCCCCAAAACCCATACATCATTAAGATAGTGGTTTAAAATCCTTGGTTCAGTAAGATCCAGTCTATTTGTATCAAACGCAATTACATTACCAAATGCCGAAACTCCCCTATCTGTGCGAGAGGCCCCCTTGAAATTGGCTTCTCGAATATCCTCAATTATCCCGAGCTTTTTTAGTACCCTGATCACTTCCCCCTCAACTGTTCGAAGCCCAGGCTGTCGTTGAAACCCATAAAACTTAGTGCCATCGTAGGCTATCTTTAACGCTATTCTCATATTGGATAGATGATTAGGAGAATATAAAAGGGTTATTGGGATAAAGTGTAGTTTACAAATAGCAAGGTCAATATGTCTAGTTGATGTATCTTGTAGCTCACCATTTTTGAAAATTTGACAATAAAAGAAGGACAAAATCTAAAACCTCTTTTTCTTAGAAAATTCGGGGGTGTAAAAAATGACCATTGAACTGGATATTGAGATTCAAGAGTCCCTAATTAACTTTGACATCATGTTTACATTCGCAAAGAAATTTCTACAAAAGAGTGCCCCTTTTTGAATTCCATATTAAAAGACAAAAAGAAAGATCAAAGAAAACTTCCTCTATAGAATGGCCTTAGGAATACTTCAAAAGCGGCTACTGGCATCTCTATTCCCCAGTTTTCCAAGACTTGTGGGTGAACTTCACCGATTATACCAATGCTCTTTCCTTCCACTATTATTTCTCCGGCCCTACCAGGAATAAATGATCCATATTCTATTTCTCTAAGCTCATATTTTACCCCCAAGTGATGCATCAAACTATCAAGAACCTCCTTGGCTTCAGTAAAAGTAACTTTCGGATGTGCTATAGCTACACCAAGTTTGCTTTCACTCACTGTCTTAGTTTCCCTGCTCTCATCAATTAAAGTGACCTTTCCAACCTCAAAGATTTTTTGAGGATATTCTTCATGCGTATTCTGGCCCAGGAACTCCATCAAACTTGGTAAAAGCCACCTTCTAAGGGCACTCCACTTCTGACTTATGGGGTTCTCTATCTCGACTATGTCCTCCTCAGGGATATTCATTTTGCCAAACTGTGCCTCTCTATTTGTTAAGTTAAAAGTCATGACCTCCTGAAGTCCAAAGCCCACCATAAGGTCCCTTACTGCATTTTCAAAGTCGATAAAATCATCCCCTTTTCCCTGAACTGCTAACTTAGGCTCCTCGGGTTCAATATTATTATACCCATAAGCTATAAGCACATCCTCCAAGACATCCCTTGGATGCATTATATCGTTCCTAAAAGCAGGGTATTTCAGTTTTGCTTTACCATCAACAAGCTCAACTTCGTAAAACATCCTTTCAAGAAGGTCTTTTACCTCTTCATCACTAAGTTCGACACCAGTAAGCTTTTTAATATAATCCAACTCAACCTCAAATTCTTTTGGAGTTAAATCAGGGCTCTCCACTTCAAAATCTTTGTAAACAACCTTAACACTCTTTATTTTTCCTCCTCTCTCCGCCAAGGCAGTCACTAGAACGTTTAGAGCGAGCATTATCTTCTCAAGGTGCCAACCAGTAATATCTATGAAAATGTTTCTAGTATTCTCCGTAACCTTTCCATGAGTCTCAGAATTTATAACAGGAGGCATGGAAAGAACATTTCCTCCACTATCAATAAGTAACGGATAGTAGGGTTTCCCCTTAATTAGGTGACCATATTCTTTTCCTTTTTCATGCTTTTCTAATATCTCATCTGCTGTCATTTCTTCTTCACTATTTAAGGGAATGAATTTTATTTTCTCAGGCTCTACTGCTTTATAATAGAAAGGAGGCTCAAGTTTATCAAAGTCAAATGTTCCTATAGCAACTTCCTTTCTTCTTCTGCCAAGTGTTAGTGCAACTTTCTCTTGCAGCTGGATAATCTGCTTCAACGCCTCTTCATCTAACTTAAGACCCTCAACTATAGCATAAACTCCATATGGTCTTATGTCCTTAAGTTTCTCGTCAACATAAACTACCACGTCACTTTTCTCAATTTCGTAGCGTGGTAGGCCCTTTGTCATTCCTAGGGCCCAACGCACTTGTCTAGCTATACCCTCAGCACTCCACAAGTCGGGCCTATTGGTATCCTTAGCATCAGCTTTAAAGTATATTTTACCTTCATGCTCCCAGAGATCATCAAGTTCGCATTTAGCATAGAGGAAAAGATCTTCCCACTCTTCAACTGTGAACTCCTTTCCCACCAGCCTCTCTAAGTCATGCTTAGCAACATCGAACTTTGGCATCTTCCATCACCACACTAATTTAGCTTCTCTCAACCATTTTAGGTCATAACTAAAGAGGTACCGTATATCATCTATTCCAAGTTTAAACATGGCCAGTCTATCAATTCCAATCCCCCAAGCTATAACTGGAGCATCAATTCCTAATGGTTTGGTCATCTCCTCTCTAAATATCCCTGCTCCTCCAAACTCTACCCATCCAAGTTCTTCATGATATGCACTCATCTGGACACTAGGTTCTGTGAATGGGTAATAATCAGGAAGGAACTTTACTTTCTTTGCTCCAGCTATTTCAACAGCAAACCGCTTCAGTATTCCAAGAAGGTGTTTGAATGTTAAGTCTTCCCCTACCACGAATCCATCCACTTGGTTAAACTCTATAAGGTGAGTCCTATCCAAAACATCAGGTCTGAAAACTCTTTGAATGGCAAAATACTTGCCAGGTATTTGAACACCTTTACCAAGTTGTCTTGCACTTAAAGCAGTTGCATGGGCTCTTGGCATTAACAACATGGCAGTTCTTGGATCCCACTTGTAGCCCCAGCCTCTTGAACCGGTGATCCATCCATGCTCATGAGAGGCTTTTACTCTTTCTACAAGTTCTTCACTTGGGAGGTATCCGTGCTTGGGATACTTAAGCTGATAAGTATCTGTCCAATCTCTAGCCGGATGATTCTGAGGTTGGAACAGAGCATCAAAGTTCCAGAATTGAGTCTCAATTAAACTCTCCGCACTCATTTCAATGAATCCCATTTCTATGAGTTTTCTTCTTATCTTATCCAAAAAGGCCCTATAGGGTTGCTTCTTACCTGGATAGATCCTCTTAACAGGAGCCTGTATGTTAAAACGTTTAAATTCGACATTTCTCCATTCTCCACTCTTTATAAGCTCTGGAGTTAGGATTGAAACTTCTTTCTTTAATTCAAGCCCCATTTCCACGAGC contains these protein-coding regions:
- a CDS encoding UbiD family decarboxylase → MLRDILTQFQDETIVIDKPVNKKFEITKYFLRHKDQPILFRNVDGWEVIGNLWSTRERISKYLGIKRSELLHFMMKAMDSPRPYKEVSEAEFFKNSTKDFSLRDLPVPHYFPKDGGQYFTSAIYIAKDEDFVNLSYHRTMVRDEKTATVRLVPRHLYAMWKEKAEHGEELDVRIIVGNPIHILLAAATSPQYGVSELSIASAMREMAFGKPLEVVEVNGIPVPVESEFVFEAKILPELDKEGPFVDITGTYDIVREQPVVVFEKMYHVEKPIFHALFSSGYEHYMLMGLPKEPQIYKTVKQVVPKVHGVRLTEGGAMWLHAVVSITKQHDGDGKNAILAAFSGHPSLKHVVVVDEDIDIYDDRDIEWAIATRFQADKDLVIIPKTRGSSLDPSGEKGFTTKWGIDATKPLNRKEEFERARI
- the truA gene encoding tRNA pseudouridine(38-40) synthase TruA; the protein is MRIALKIAYDGTKFYGFQRQPGLRTVEGEVIRVLKKLGIIEDIREANFKGASRTDRGVSAFGNVIAFDTNRLDLTEPRILNHYLNDVWVLGNASVPEDFHPRFWAMSKVYRYYLFNEGIDLIKLKSCAELFIGEHDFSNFARLEEFKNPVRIVRRIDVVPRGKIIMIEIEGESFLWEMVRRIVTALKLCGMGILSEEEISFMLKEKVDKKLPPASPENLVLWEIKYENIEFKKDSYAIEKVKREFFERFRMYLTRAAIFEDWIISL
- the pheT gene encoding phenylalanine--tRNA ligase subunit beta, with translation MPKFDVAKHDLERLVGKEFTVEEWEDLFLYAKCELDDLWEHEGKIYFKADAKDTNRPDLWSAEGIARQVRWALGMTKGLPRYEIEKSDVVVYVDEKLKDIRPYGVYAIVEGLKLDEEALKQIIQLQEKVALTLGRRRKEVAIGTFDFDKLEPPFYYKAVEPEKIKFIPLNSEEEMTADEILEKHEKGKEYGHLIKGKPYYPLLIDSGGNVLSMPPVINSETHGKVTENTRNIFIDITGWHLEKIMLALNVLVTALAERGGKIKSVKVVYKDFEVESPDLTPKEFEVELDYIKKLTGVELSDEEVKDLLERMFYEVELVDGKAKLKYPAFRNDIMHPRDVLEDVLIAYGYNNIEPEEPKLAVQGKGDDFIDFENAVRDLMVGFGLQEVMTFNLTNREAQFGKMNIPEEDIVEIENPISQKWSALRRWLLPSLMEFLGQNTHEEYPQKIFEVGKVTLIDESRETKTVSESKLGVAIAHPKVTFTEAKEVLDSLMHHLGVKYELREIEYGSFIPGRAGEIIVEGKSIGIIGEVHPQVLENWGIEMPVAAFEVFLRPFYRGSFL
- a CDS encoding phenylalanine--tRNA ligase subunit alpha, with amino-acid sequence MELSYQEKLTLIKLKDFKKVKFEDLVKETNLDQVAVMRAILWLQSKGLARLHERQKKIVRITELGRKYGQIGLPERRALKLLVERGKITLDDLKDVLSEDELRPIIGILRKEGWANIKKEEGILVLEATDKAKEALSKERPIDVVLKLLVEKGEVEAKNIEQIIPLKEVKSRKIGEEDIKSEREVEITEEGLKLVEMGLELKKEVSILTPELIKSGEWRNVEFKRFNIQAPVKRIYPGKKQPYRAFLDKIRRKLIEMGFIEMSAESLIETQFWNFDALFQPQNHPARDWTDTYQLKYPKHGYLPSEELVERVKASHEHGWITGSRGWGYKWDPRTAMLLMPRAHATALSARQLGKGVQIPGKYFAIQRVFRPDVLDRTHLIEFNQVDGFVVGEDLTFKHLLGILKRFAVEIAGAKKVKFLPDYYPFTEPSVQMSAYHEELGWVEFGGAGIFREEMTKPLGIDAPVIAWGIGIDRLAMFKLGIDDIRYLFSYDLKWLREAKLVW